One stretch of Bombus affinis isolate iyBomAffi1 chromosome 4, iyBomAffi1.2, whole genome shotgun sequence DNA includes these proteins:
- the LOC126915475 gene encoding uncharacterized protein LOC126915475: MTQEIDKMQKSYLDPKSNQYLHRGAMKALDPPDLSFEEKAAKVKNMLFPKENKKIVDGTLNNLSNTLKGSLSGVVSSKDIPNKEVEKRSLLSNMQSQNVKNNTKLSNNLPSNLIKRNTSANNRKNLKKINSDTEQYLSNYINEAEKFFVNKEEPKIKELEIHPEDVSDILKKLNINSVDIFDIANITGEDSPLQSVERMGSRQMQSSVQTIMDQEIGSGKVKEEGTTKISSLKEDDRLTEHNNVLNYDTSIQTNIKAIHRDNVFIEMGLHALSNNYPQNALMRVLQSEYLKKDRTLKPM, from the coding sequence ATGACACAAGAGATAGATAAAATGCAAAAATCCTATTTGGATCCAAAATCAAACCAATATTTGCACCGAGGCGCAATGAAAGCCTTAGATCCTCCAGATTTGTCTTTCGAAGAAAAGGCGGCGAAAGTTAAAAACATGCTGTTCCCTAAAGAGAATAAAAAGATAGTTGACGGAACGTTGAATAATCTATCAAACACGTTAAAAGGTAGTTTATCAGGCGTAGTTTCATCAAAAGATATACCCAATAAAGAAGTGGAAAAGAGATCGCTTCTTTCCAATATGCAATCTCAAAATGTTAAAAACAatacaaaattaagtaataacttGCCGTCGAATCTTATTAAGCGAAATACAAGTGCAAATAATcggaaaaatttaaaaaagattaattCTGATACTGAACAATATTTgagcaattatattaatgaagCAGAAAAATTTTTTGTTAATAAAGAAGAACCAAAAATTAAAGAATTAGAAATCCATCCAGAAGATGTATCAGATATACTGAAAAAGCTGAATATAAATTCTGTTGATATATTTGATATTGCTAATATCACTGGAGAAGATTCTCCATTACAGAGTGTGGAAAGAATGGGAAGTAGACAAATGCAAAGTTCTGTACAAACAATTATGGATCAAGAGATTGGAAGTGGAAAAGTGAAAGAGGAAGGAACTACaaaaatttcgtcattaaaggAAGATGATCGTTTAACAGAACATAATAATGTGTTAAATTATGATACTTCCATTCAAACGAATATTAAAGCTATACATCGAGACAATGTTTTTATAGAAATGGGTTTGCACGCATTGAGTAATAATTATCCTCAAAATGCTTTGATGCGTGTTCTTCAGTCTGAATATCTAAAAAAGGATAGAACGTTAAAACCTATGTAG
- the LOC126915469 gene encoding uncharacterized protein LOC126915469 — translation MPKFRMLPRTSRIVALCSAANFINAADRVIMPIAIVPMTDEFKWDLYWQGWILSAFAFGYFTSQIIGANTASRFGCKMVLMLAVLLWSVSTVVTPILAQSIPLLIICRVLLGLGEGLGLPVIFHLFAHNVPVEERSRAFGYLVAAGSVGQVVASVLCPHLLWQTGFYLFGTIGIIWTLLWLMLYDETNSQDEIPLFVPKVTQNRNLRWTEFISHWPLWALYIAHFAMNWSNYIIMQWLPTYLARNLSVNKESISFTAFPYIVNSLVGIVAGHSADNLIQKRWPVLSVRRLMTNIGLIGPGAFLLAFCAVDNLLAAVIFVSISMGLCACNSAGHLSNHADIAPNHAGITFAVSNTIATIPGILCGPLTAELVTASHGRWLPVFMLAAAINFTGAIIYQSHSSALPVL, via the exons ATGCCGAAATTCCGAATGCTTCCACGTACTTCGCGAATCGTGGCATTATGCTCCGCCGCAAATTTCATAAATGCGGCAGATCGAGTTATAATGCCTATAGCAATCGTTCCCATGACCGATGAATTTAAATGGGACTTGTACTGGCAAGGCTGGATACTTTCTGCCTTTGCCTTTGGTTATTTTACTAGTCAG ATTATTGGTGCAAATACAGCGAGTCGTTTTGGATGTAAAATGGTATTAATGCTGGCTGTTTTACTGTGGTCTGTTAGCACAGTTGTAACTCCAATCTTGGCTCAATCAATTCCATTGCTCATTATTTGTCGAGTTCTTTTGGGACTTGGAGAAGGCCTGG GCCTGCCAGTTATTTTTCACCTATTTGCACACAATGTCCCTGTAGAAGAACGATCTAGAGCATTTGGATATCTTGTAGCAGCTGGCTCTGTTGGACAAGTTGTTGCATCTGTT CTGTGTCCTCATCTGTTATGGCAAACAGGATTTTATTTATTTGGGACAATTGGCATCATATGGACGCTTTTGTGGCTAATGTTATACGATGAAACTAATTCCCAGGATGAAATTCCACTATTTGTACCTAAG GTAACACAAAATAGAAATCTGCGTTGGACTGAATTCATTTCTCATTGGCCTTTATGGGCATTGTATATAGCACATTTTGCAATGAATTGGAGCAATTACATAATAATGCAATGGTTGCCAACTTATCTAGCTAGAAATCTTTCTGTCAATAAAGAAAGTATTAGTTTCACAGCATTTCCATATATTGTGAATTCTCTTGTTGGTATTG TTGCTGGACATAGTGCTGACAATTTAATACAGAAGAGATGGCCAGTCTTATCTGTAAGAAGATTAATGACAAACATAGGTTTGATTGGACCAGGTGCATTTTTATTAGCATTCTGTGCTGTAGACAATTTACTTGCTGCAGTAAT tTTCGTGTCAATATCTATGGGACTCTGTGCGTGTAATTCTGCAGGACATCTTAGTAATCACGCGGATATAGCACCAAATCACGCGGGAATCACTTTTGCGGTTTCTAACACTATA GCAACGATACCGGGTATTTTGTGTGGTCCGTTAACAGCTGAACTAGTGACCGCGTCACATGGTCGTTGGTTGCCTGTTTTCATGTTGGCAGCAGCAATTAATTTTACAGGGGCCATCATATACCAAAGTCATAGTTCAGCGCTTCCAGTATTGTGA